A genome region from Manihot esculenta cultivar AM560-2 chromosome 5, M.esculenta_v8, whole genome shotgun sequence includes the following:
- the LOC110614994 gene encoding myosin-9 isoform X1 — translation MAIEDEDQVTKPSATPVSQSSTSHPTHRPNPDGMSPKPLSPKEFILSVASNISSQPLTNPDPNVWGVLTAISNNARKRHQGINMLLTGDEHCIGRLVEDMRFQIESTAVSGKHCKIYRKNLTVEGLEHPSNRHASVFLKDTSTNGTYLNWKKLNKSSPELKLKHGDIVSFAAAPHHELAFAFVYREVLRSTHLMEGSVAKRKSEEIVSENKRLKGIGIGAPEGPISLDDFRSLQRSNTELRKQLESQVLVIDTLRNEHRATIEHHDSELKEMKESITKSYLDQLKELQHMLDVKQKEVVEVNRVSAEQKHALEDLSERLSASRQSCIEANEIIKSHKASISELETQLEEERDQRREERQKAVADLKVALQKVQSEAQEEIKRQSHAAAQRERELQEEINKLQEREKKWCSQVESLRPKLEEARQKLVISDNKVRQLEAQVGEEQLASTNGRKRVEELEQELKQLRKELETEKQAAREEAWAKVSALELEINATVRDLDFERRRLKGARERIMLRETQLRAFYSTTEEISVLFAKQQEQLKAMQKTLEDEENYENTSVDIDLNLPTENMNGSLVREKEMKGYRSNSGGKAGSATSAQRFDENQVVSSGEASVTEKHECDIRSQGEGEYTQEEFTSANRHANGGFGSDIDGIFTAPILEGDAIGTEQVLETESPGIDGDRNVDMNKCGSLAGETMQLDDEAHLHESDERVQTTSQAALHTSQSDKYLENQKAMEDTEPGGTIRTADLLASEVAGSWACSTAPSIHGENESPTSRDNDKRGGAGLHDSNGPVAESQSTPTSVAAAGRCSHQRLALNEMSGIVALSEMIGIVAPDMKEQFRAVDNDCDGRREKEGSTSNSDTEGCADSDDNVPECAKGESISDYETEGSDQPDEDKKHDAMDNMDEDDDTQEDSLQ, via the exons aTGGCTATAGAAGACGAGGACCAAGTAACAAAGCCGAGTGCAACTCCAGTCTCGCAGTCAAGTACCTCGCATCCTACACATCGTCCAAATCCCGATGGTATGTCGCCAAAGCCGTTGAGCCCAAAGGAGTTCATCCTTTCTGTGGCCTCTAACATATCTTCTCAGCCTCTCACTAACCCTGACCCTAATGTCTGGGGTGTCCTCACTGCTATTTCCAACAATGCCCGCAAGCGCCACCAG GGTATCAATATGCTTTTGACTGGGGATGAGCATTGCATTGGCAGATTGGTGGAGGACATGCGTTTTCAAATTGAATCAACTGCAGTAAGTGGAAAACACTGCAAAATCTATAGGAAAAATCTCACTGTTGAAGGTTTGGAGCATCCATCCAACCGCCATGCATCTGTCTTCTTGAAAGATACAag CACAAATGGGACATACCTTAATTGGAAGAAATTGAACAAGAGTAGTCCTGAATTGAAACTCAAGCATGGAGATATTGTATCTTTTGCTGCTGCTCCTCATCATG AACTTGCATTTGCTTTTGTATATCGGGAGGTTCTTAGATCTACTCACTTGATGGAAGGATCGGTGGCAAAGAGAAAATCAG AGGAGATTGTTTCAGAAAACAAAAGATTGAAAGGTATAGGGATTGGTGCTCCTGAGGGTCCTATATCTCTTGATGATTTTCGAAGCCTTCAACGTTCAAACACG GAATTGAGGAAGCAATTGGAAAGTCAAGTCCTTGTGATTGATACATTGCGCAATGAACATCGAGCAACTATTGAACATCATGATAGT GAGTTGAAAGAGATGAAAGAGTCTATCACAAAATCATACCTTGATCAACTCAAGGAGTTGCAACATATGTTAGATGTTAAACAGAAAGAGGTGGTGGAAGTTAACAGAGTATCAGCTGAACAAAAGCATGCCTTAGAAGACCTTAGTGAAAGACTTTCTGCTTCCAGGCAGTCATGTATTGAAGCAAATGAAATAATTAAGAG TCACAAGGCATCTATATCGGAACTTGAGACACAGTTAGAAGAAGAGCGAGATCAGAGAAGAGAAGAACGACAAAAGGCTGTTGCTGATCTAAAGGTAGCATTACAGAAAGTTCAGTCTGAGGCTCAAGAGGAAATCAAACGACAGTCTCATGCTGCCGCCCAACGTGAGAGAGAACTGCAAGAAGAAATTAATAAACTTCAG GAAAGGGAGAAGAAATGGTGTTCACAAGTGGAAAGCTTGAGGCCCAAACTG GAGGAAGCCAGGCAAAAGTTGGTTATCTCTGATAATAAAGTTCGCCAGCTAGAAGCTCAAGTTGGCGAAGAGCAACTGGCCTCTACAAATGGAAGAAAA AGAGTTGAAGAACTTGAGCAAGAACTGAAACAATTGAGAAAAGAGCTGGAGACGGAAAAG CAGGCGGCGCGAGAAGAGGCATGGGctaaagtttctgcccttgaaCTTGAGATAAATGCCACAGTACGAGATCTTGACTTTGAGCGACGGAGGCTAAAAGGTGCTAGGGAAAGAATAATGCTTAG GGAGACACAGCTACGGGCATTTTATTCCACAACTGAAGAAATTTCGGTACTGTTTGCCAAGCAGCAAGAACAACTGAAGGCAATGCAGAAGACTTTGGAAGATGAGGAAAATTATGAGAACACATCTGTGGATATTGACCTGAATCTACCTACTGAGAACATGAATGGCTCCTTAGTCAGAGAAAAAGAAATGAAGGGGTATCGAAGCAACAGTGGTGGAAAGGCTGGCTCTGCTACTTCAGCTCagagatttgatgaaaatcaggTCGTTTCTTCAGGTGAAGCAAGTGTCACAGAGAAGCATGAATGTGATATCAGAAGTCAAGGAGAAGGTGAATATACTCAAGAGGAATTCACAAGTGCCAATCGTCATGCTAATGGTGGCTTTGGTTCCGACATTGATGGTATTTTCACAGCACCTATCCTGGAAGGAGATGCAATTGGCACAGAGCAAGTTCTGGAAACAGAAAGCCCTGGAATTGATGGTGATCGGAATGTTGATATGAACAAGTGTGGCTCATTAGCTGGGGAAACTATGCAACTTGATGATGAAGCCCATTTACACGAAAGTGATGAGCGTGTTCAGACAACTTCTCAGGCTGCTTTACATACCTCACAATCAGATAAATATCTTGAGAATCAGAAAGCCATGGAAGATACAGAACCAGGGGGCACAATCAGAACAGCTGACCTTTTAGCTTCTGAAGTTGCTGGGAGCTGGGCTTGCAGCACTGCCCCTTCTATCCATGGTGAGAATGAATCTCCTACAAGTAGAGACAATGACAAGAGAGGTGGTGCAGGGCTTCATGATTCTAATGGTCCAGTGGCCGAGAGTCAAAGTACACCGACTTCTGTGGCTGCGGCTGGCAGATGCAGTCATCAACGTTTGGCACTGAATGAGATGAGTGGAATTGTTGCACTAAGTGAGATGATTGGAATTGTTGCTCCTGATATGAAGGAGCAGTTTCGTGCTGTGGATAATGATTGTGATGGAAGGAGAGAAAAAGAGGGTTCTACCTCAAACTCTGATACTGAAGGTTGTGCCGACAGTGATGATAATGTTCCAGAATGTGCCAAAGGGGAGTCAATTTCAGATTATGAGACCGAGGGTAGCGATCAACCTGACGAGGATAAAAAACACGATGCCATGGATAATATGGATGAAGATGATGATACACAAGAAGATTCTCTTCAATAA
- the LOC110614994 gene encoding myosin-9 isoform X2, with amino-acid sequence MAIEDEDQVTKPSATPVSQSSTSHPTHRPNPDGMSPKPLSPKEFILSVASNISSQPLTNPDPNVWGVLTAISNNARKRHQGINMLLTGDEHCIGRLVEDMRFQIESTAVSGKHCKIYRKNLTVEGLEHPSNRHASVFLKDTSTNGTYLNWKKLNKSSPELKLKHGDIVSFAAAPHHELAFAFVYREVLRSTHLMEGSVAKRKSEEIVSENKRLKGIGIGAPEGPISLDDFRSLQRSNTELRKQLESQVLVIDTLRNEHRATIEHHDSELKEMKESITKSYLDQLKELQHMLDVKQKEVVEVNRVSAEQKHALEDLSERLSASRQSCIEANEIIKSHKASISELETQLEEERDQRREERQKAVADLKVALQKVQSEAQEEIKRQSHAAAQRERELQEEINKLQEREKKWCSQVESLRPKLEEARQKLVISDNKVRQLEAQVGEEQLASTNGRKRVEELEQELKQLRKELETEKAAREEAWAKVSALELEINATVRDLDFERRRLKGARERIMLRETQLRAFYSTTEEISVLFAKQQEQLKAMQKTLEDEENYENTSVDIDLNLPTENMNGSLVREKEMKGYRSNSGGKAGSATSAQRFDENQVVSSGEASVTEKHECDIRSQGEGEYTQEEFTSANRHANGGFGSDIDGIFTAPILEGDAIGTEQVLETESPGIDGDRNVDMNKCGSLAGETMQLDDEAHLHESDERVQTTSQAALHTSQSDKYLENQKAMEDTEPGGTIRTADLLASEVAGSWACSTAPSIHGENESPTSRDNDKRGGAGLHDSNGPVAESQSTPTSVAAAGRCSHQRLALNEMSGIVALSEMIGIVAPDMKEQFRAVDNDCDGRREKEGSTSNSDTEGCADSDDNVPECAKGESISDYETEGSDQPDEDKKHDAMDNMDEDDDTQEDSLQ; translated from the exons aTGGCTATAGAAGACGAGGACCAAGTAACAAAGCCGAGTGCAACTCCAGTCTCGCAGTCAAGTACCTCGCATCCTACACATCGTCCAAATCCCGATGGTATGTCGCCAAAGCCGTTGAGCCCAAAGGAGTTCATCCTTTCTGTGGCCTCTAACATATCTTCTCAGCCTCTCACTAACCCTGACCCTAATGTCTGGGGTGTCCTCACTGCTATTTCCAACAATGCCCGCAAGCGCCACCAG GGTATCAATATGCTTTTGACTGGGGATGAGCATTGCATTGGCAGATTGGTGGAGGACATGCGTTTTCAAATTGAATCAACTGCAGTAAGTGGAAAACACTGCAAAATCTATAGGAAAAATCTCACTGTTGAAGGTTTGGAGCATCCATCCAACCGCCATGCATCTGTCTTCTTGAAAGATACAag CACAAATGGGACATACCTTAATTGGAAGAAATTGAACAAGAGTAGTCCTGAATTGAAACTCAAGCATGGAGATATTGTATCTTTTGCTGCTGCTCCTCATCATG AACTTGCATTTGCTTTTGTATATCGGGAGGTTCTTAGATCTACTCACTTGATGGAAGGATCGGTGGCAAAGAGAAAATCAG AGGAGATTGTTTCAGAAAACAAAAGATTGAAAGGTATAGGGATTGGTGCTCCTGAGGGTCCTATATCTCTTGATGATTTTCGAAGCCTTCAACGTTCAAACACG GAATTGAGGAAGCAATTGGAAAGTCAAGTCCTTGTGATTGATACATTGCGCAATGAACATCGAGCAACTATTGAACATCATGATAGT GAGTTGAAAGAGATGAAAGAGTCTATCACAAAATCATACCTTGATCAACTCAAGGAGTTGCAACATATGTTAGATGTTAAACAGAAAGAGGTGGTGGAAGTTAACAGAGTATCAGCTGAACAAAAGCATGCCTTAGAAGACCTTAGTGAAAGACTTTCTGCTTCCAGGCAGTCATGTATTGAAGCAAATGAAATAATTAAGAG TCACAAGGCATCTATATCGGAACTTGAGACACAGTTAGAAGAAGAGCGAGATCAGAGAAGAGAAGAACGACAAAAGGCTGTTGCTGATCTAAAGGTAGCATTACAGAAAGTTCAGTCTGAGGCTCAAGAGGAAATCAAACGACAGTCTCATGCTGCCGCCCAACGTGAGAGAGAACTGCAAGAAGAAATTAATAAACTTCAG GAAAGGGAGAAGAAATGGTGTTCACAAGTGGAAAGCTTGAGGCCCAAACTG GAGGAAGCCAGGCAAAAGTTGGTTATCTCTGATAATAAAGTTCGCCAGCTAGAAGCTCAAGTTGGCGAAGAGCAACTGGCCTCTACAAATGGAAGAAAA AGAGTTGAAGAACTTGAGCAAGAACTGAAACAATTGAGAAAAGAGCTGGAGACGGAAAAG GCGGCGCGAGAAGAGGCATGGGctaaagtttctgcccttgaaCTTGAGATAAATGCCACAGTACGAGATCTTGACTTTGAGCGACGGAGGCTAAAAGGTGCTAGGGAAAGAATAATGCTTAG GGAGACACAGCTACGGGCATTTTATTCCACAACTGAAGAAATTTCGGTACTGTTTGCCAAGCAGCAAGAACAACTGAAGGCAATGCAGAAGACTTTGGAAGATGAGGAAAATTATGAGAACACATCTGTGGATATTGACCTGAATCTACCTACTGAGAACATGAATGGCTCCTTAGTCAGAGAAAAAGAAATGAAGGGGTATCGAAGCAACAGTGGTGGAAAGGCTGGCTCTGCTACTTCAGCTCagagatttgatgaaaatcaggTCGTTTCTTCAGGTGAAGCAAGTGTCACAGAGAAGCATGAATGTGATATCAGAAGTCAAGGAGAAGGTGAATATACTCAAGAGGAATTCACAAGTGCCAATCGTCATGCTAATGGTGGCTTTGGTTCCGACATTGATGGTATTTTCACAGCACCTATCCTGGAAGGAGATGCAATTGGCACAGAGCAAGTTCTGGAAACAGAAAGCCCTGGAATTGATGGTGATCGGAATGTTGATATGAACAAGTGTGGCTCATTAGCTGGGGAAACTATGCAACTTGATGATGAAGCCCATTTACACGAAAGTGATGAGCGTGTTCAGACAACTTCTCAGGCTGCTTTACATACCTCACAATCAGATAAATATCTTGAGAATCAGAAAGCCATGGAAGATACAGAACCAGGGGGCACAATCAGAACAGCTGACCTTTTAGCTTCTGAAGTTGCTGGGAGCTGGGCTTGCAGCACTGCCCCTTCTATCCATGGTGAGAATGAATCTCCTACAAGTAGAGACAATGACAAGAGAGGTGGTGCAGGGCTTCATGATTCTAATGGTCCAGTGGCCGAGAGTCAAAGTACACCGACTTCTGTGGCTGCGGCTGGCAGATGCAGTCATCAACGTTTGGCACTGAATGAGATGAGTGGAATTGTTGCACTAAGTGAGATGATTGGAATTGTTGCTCCTGATATGAAGGAGCAGTTTCGTGCTGTGGATAATGATTGTGATGGAAGGAGAGAAAAAGAGGGTTCTACCTCAAACTCTGATACTGAAGGTTGTGCCGACAGTGATGATAATGTTCCAGAATGTGCCAAAGGGGAGTCAATTTCAGATTATGAGACCGAGGGTAGCGATCAACCTGACGAGGATAAAAAACACGATGCCATGGATAATATGGATGAAGATGATGATACACAAGAAGATTCTCTTCAATAA